The Pantoea phytobeneficialis genome has a segment encoding these proteins:
- the yajL gene encoding protein deglycase YajL, translated as MSTNASVLVCLAHGSEETEAVTTIDLLVRGGLQVTTASVESDGSREIVCSRGVRLLADAPLVEVADNDYAAIVLPGGLKGAQTFRDSPLLVETVRQFHLSGRIVAAICAAPGTVLVPHDLFPVGNMTGFPGLKETIPEAKWMERRVVWDPRVNLLTSQGPGTSMDFALKLIDLLVNKEKAREVASQLVLAAGIYNYQEFEER; from the coding sequence ATGAGCACGAACGCATCGGTTCTGGTTTGCCTGGCACATGGCAGTGAAGAGACCGAAGCGGTCACCACCATCGATTTGTTGGTGCGTGGCGGTTTGCAGGTCACTACCGCCAGTGTCGAAAGCGATGGCAGCCGGGAGATCGTCTGCTCGCGTGGCGTGCGCCTGCTGGCTGATGCGCCGCTGGTTGAAGTGGCAGATAACGATTATGCCGCCATTGTGTTGCCCGGCGGTCTGAAAGGCGCACAAACCTTCCGCGACAGTCCTTTGCTGGTGGAAACCGTGCGCCAGTTTCATCTTTCTGGTCGCATTGTCGCGGCGATTTGCGCCGCACCCGGTACGGTCCTGGTGCCGCACGATCTGTTCCCGGTCGGGAACATGACCGGTTTTCCCGGCCTGAAAGAAACCATCCCGGAAGCGAAATGGATGGAACGCCGTGTCGTGTGGGATCCCCGCGTCAATCTGCTGACCAGCCAGGGGCCGGGCACTTCGATGGATTTTGCGCTGAAACTGATTGATCTGCTGGTGAACAAAGAAAAAGCACGCGAAGTGGCATCGCAACTGGTGCTGGCGGCAGGAATCTATAACTACCAGGAATTCGAAGAACGCTGA
- the panE gene encoding 2-dehydropantoate 2-reductase yields MKITVLGCGALGQVWLAALARQGHDVQGWLRVPQPYCSVNVIDPEGNVSNHTFIANDPLFLAESQLLLVTLKAPQVSPAVKNLQSVLPAHAPILLLHNGMGTLEELKDVQQPLLRGITTHAAMRDGTVIKHVAQGITHIGPASRESEAMSDIADILHQALPDVAWHNNIASACWRKLAVNCVINPMTVEHDCQNGALRAWPEQIAKLCEEIAWVMEREGQHIAVDNLRDIIYDVIDTTAANVSSMLQDVRAQRQTEIDYITGYLLRRARAQGIALPENTRLYDLIKRKESQYEHERIGSGLPGTWQ; encoded by the coding sequence ATGAAAATTACCGTGTTGGGTTGCGGCGCCCTGGGTCAGGTTTGGCTCGCCGCCCTCGCACGCCAGGGACATGATGTTCAGGGCTGGCTGCGCGTACCGCAGCCCTATTGTTCGGTCAATGTGATCGATCCTGAAGGCAACGTCAGCAACCACACTTTTATTGCCAACGATCCGCTGTTTCTGGCGGAGAGCCAATTGTTGTTGGTGACGCTAAAAGCCCCACAGGTTTCTCCCGCCGTGAAGAATCTGCAAAGCGTATTACCGGCACATGCGCCGATTCTGTTGTTACACAATGGGATGGGCACCCTGGAAGAGCTGAAAGATGTCCAGCAGCCTCTGCTGCGCGGGATTACGACGCACGCGGCGATGCGTGATGGCACGGTGATTAAACATGTGGCGCAGGGCATCACCCATATTGGCCCGGCCAGTCGCGAGAGTGAAGCGATGAGTGATATCGCGGATATCCTGCATCAAGCCTTGCCCGATGTTGCCTGGCATAACAATATCGCCTCTGCCTGCTGGCGTAAGCTGGCGGTCAACTGCGTGATCAACCCGATGACCGTCGAGCATGATTGCCAGAACGGTGCGCTGCGTGCCTGGCCTGAGCAAATCGCCAAACTGTGCGAGGAGATTGCCTGGGTGATGGAGCGCGAAGGCCAACACATTGCCGTCGATAATCTGCGTGACATCATCTATGACGTCATCGACACCACGGCAGCCAACGTCTCATCGATGTTGCAGGATGTTCGGGCGCAGCGCCAAACCGAAATTGATTACATCACCGGTTACCTGCTGCGCCGCGCACGCGCGCAGGGCATTGCATTGCCGGAGAACACCCGTTTGTATGATTTGATTAAACGCAAGGAGTCCCAATATGAGCACGAACGCATCGGTTCTGGTTTGCCTGGCACATGGCAGTGA
- a CDS encoding YajQ family cyclic di-GMP-binding protein, translated as MPSFDIVSEVELQEVRNAVENASRELSTRFDFRNVSASIELNEKNETIKITTESDFQVKQLVDILREKLLKRGIEGAAIEVPEEIEHSGKSWSVEAKLKKGIESDVAKKLVKLIKDSKLKVQTQIQGDELRVTGKSRDDLQGAMALVRGGNLGQPFQFKNFRD; from the coding sequence ATGCCATCTTTCGATATCGTTTCCGAAGTCGAACTACAGGAAGTCCGTAATGCGGTGGAAAATGCGAGCCGTGAACTGTCTACCCGTTTTGATTTCCGTAACGTCAGCGCCAGCATTGAGCTGAACGAAAAGAATGAGACCATCAAAATCACCACGGAGTCTGATTTTCAGGTCAAGCAGCTGGTGGATATTTTAAGAGAAAAGCTGCTGAAGCGCGGAATTGAAGGGGCAGCAATTGAAGTCCCGGAAGAGATCGAGCACAGCGGTAAAAGCTGGAGCGTCGAAGCCAAACTGAAAAAAGGCATCGAAAGCGACGTGGCGAAGAAACTGGTGAAGCTGATCAAAGACAGCAAGCTGAAAGTTCAGACGCAGATTCAGGGTGATGAACTGCGCGTCACCGGTAAATCGCGTGACGATTTGCAAGGCGCGATGGCGCTGGTGCGTGGCGGCAATCTCGGTCAGCCATTCCAGTTCAAAAACTTCCGCGATTAA
- a CDS encoding sigma-54-dependent Fis family transcriptional regulator, with protein MQGNSSAAINATPLLSDSWFRSQLYGLDRTADDFPRVRQGELADLLASNSGLQQFAQPVINQLAQKMAEKQSVVILSDASGMVLHTFGDMQSMERAQRYALAPGNLWSECGRGTNAIGTALAIDDGCEIDGQQHFLTRNQGLYCAAMPLQMPNGQIAGVLDISGPAHFPHPQTFSWVKAAAKQIEYLWVKQSLHPQQWLMSLHAQPQGIDTSDELLLVFSDNVLMAANRLAMRELALSAEQLGSLTFQQLFPHQEQAANTIPVPLNYCAQTFYFRLRAPHRTHFATPAASHTELPFSLRRDGEKMVRLLNAGVSLCIHGETGSGKEFVSRALHQQSRWREGKFVAINCAAIPESLIESELFGYQPGAFTGAGKNGYIGKIREADGGVLFLDEIGDMPLALQTRLLRVLQEKEVSPLGSSRSWPVNFAVICATHRDLAQRVAEGEFREDLLYRLQEFSMTIPPLREWPDLAGFIQRLWLELGGGDRDIQLSPSLLTSLAQLPWPGNVRQLRSLLRVLLALADEGEEVSEVHLPAEYRRAAAPVVVENLQSHDERLIAETLQRFNGNISKTAQALGIARSTLYRRAARDKGD; from the coding sequence ATGCAGGGAAATTCATCCGCCGCGATCAACGCTACTCCGCTTCTTAGCGATTCCTGGTTTCGTAGCCAGCTATATGGACTTGATCGCACCGCTGATGACTTTCCCCGGGTACGTCAGGGTGAACTGGCGGATTTGCTCGCCAGCAACAGCGGATTGCAGCAGTTTGCCCAGCCGGTGATCAACCAACTGGCGCAAAAGATGGCGGAGAAGCAATCGGTGGTGATCCTCTCGGATGCCAGCGGCATGGTGCTACATACCTTTGGCGATATGCAGTCGATGGAGAGAGCGCAGCGCTACGCATTGGCACCCGGCAATTTATGGAGCGAGTGTGGCCGTGGCACCAACGCCATTGGCACCGCGCTGGCAATTGACGATGGCTGCGAGATAGACGGACAGCAACATTTTCTCACGCGTAATCAGGGGTTGTACTGCGCAGCCATGCCGCTCCAGATGCCCAACGGTCAGATTGCCGGGGTGCTGGATATCTCGGGTCCGGCGCATTTCCCGCATCCACAAACCTTCAGTTGGGTGAAAGCCGCAGCCAAACAAATTGAGTATCTGTGGGTTAAGCAGAGCCTGCACCCGCAGCAGTGGCTGATGAGCCTGCATGCGCAACCACAGGGTATCGATACCAGCGACGAGTTGCTGTTGGTGTTCTCCGACAATGTGCTGATGGCAGCGAATCGCCTCGCAATGCGCGAACTGGCTCTCAGCGCGGAGCAACTCGGTTCCCTGACGTTCCAGCAACTGTTCCCCCACCAGGAGCAGGCCGCCAACACCATCCCGGTGCCGTTAAATTACTGCGCGCAAACCTTTTATTTCCGCCTGCGCGCACCCCACCGTACTCACTTCGCCACACCCGCCGCCAGCCATACGGAGCTGCCCTTCTCGTTACGACGTGATGGCGAGAAAATGGTACGTCTGCTGAACGCTGGCGTTTCATTGTGTATTCATGGTGAAACCGGCAGCGGAAAAGAGTTTGTCAGCCGTGCGTTGCATCAACAAAGCCGTTGGCGGGAAGGCAAATTTGTCGCCATCAATTGCGCCGCCATCCCGGAATCACTGATTGAATCCGAGTTATTTGGCTATCAGCCTGGTGCCTTTACCGGTGCGGGTAAAAACGGCTATATCGGTAAAATCCGTGAAGCCGACGGTGGCGTGTTGTTCCTGGATGAAATTGGCGATATGCCGCTGGCGTTGCAAACCCGCCTGCTGCGCGTGTTGCAGGAAAAAGAAGTGTCACCCCTGGGTTCCAGCCGCAGTTGGCCAGTCAACTTTGCGGTAATTTGCGCCACGCATCGCGATCTGGCGCAACGCGTGGCTGAAGGCGAGTTCCGCGAGGATTTACTTTACCGCTTACAGGAATTTTCCATGACCATCCCGCCGCTGCGCGAGTGGCCAGATTTAGCGGGCTTTATTCAGCGTTTGTGGCTGGAGTTGGGAGGTGGCGATCGCGATATTCAGTTGTCGCCCTCGTTGCTGACCTCGTTGGCTCAGCTCCCGTGGCCAGGCAATGTGCGTCAGTTGCGCAGCCTGTTGCGCGTATTGCTGGCGCTGGCGGATGAAGGGGAAGAAGTAAGCGAAGTGCATTTGCCCGCCGAATACCGTCGTGCCGCCGCTCCGGTGGTAGTCGAGAATTTGCAAAGTCATGATGAACGGCTGATTGCCGAAACGCTGCAACGCTTTAATGGCAATATCAGTAAAACTGCGCAGGCATTGGGTATCGCGCGCAGCACGCTGTATCGCCGTGCCGCACGCGACAAAGGCGATTAA
- the exaC gene encoding acetaldehyde dehydrogenase ExaC, protein MRYAHPGTPGALVSFKATYGNYIAGKFTEPLSGQYFTNTSPVDGSDIAQFPRSDARDIDLALDAAHQAADAWGKTSVQHRANLLLQVADRIEANLEMLAVAESWDNGKPIRETLNADLPLAVDHFRYFAGCLRAQEGSTAEIDENTVAYHFHEPLGVVGQIIPWNFPLLMAAWKLAPALAAGNCVVLKPAEQTPLGITLLLELIGDLFPAGVLNVVQGFGREAGEALATSKRIAKIAFTGSTPVGRHIMACAAENIIPCTVELGGKSPNIYFADVMDGEPEFIEKAVEGLVLGFFNQGEVCTCPSRALIHESIYAPFMERVMAKIATIRRGDPLDTETMIGAQASRQQFDKILSYIDIARQEGGQILTGGERASIAPAFDNGFYIQPTLIKGDNQMRCFQEEIFGPVIGVTTFKDEAEALEIANQTQFGLGAGVWTRNTNLAYRMGRSIKAGRVWTNCYHIYPAHAAFGGYKQSGVGRETHKMALNAYQQTKNLLVSYDIAPLGLF, encoded by the coding sequence ATGCGTTATGCACATCCCGGCACGCCCGGCGCTTTGGTTTCTTTCAAAGCGACTTACGGCAACTACATTGCGGGCAAATTCACAGAGCCGCTCAGCGGCCAGTACTTTACTAACACCTCGCCAGTTGATGGCAGCGACATTGCGCAGTTCCCTCGATCGGACGCGCGTGATATCGACTTAGCACTGGATGCTGCTCATCAGGCCGCTGACGCCTGGGGAAAAACCAGTGTGCAACACCGTGCCAATCTGCTGTTACAGGTGGCGGATCGTATCGAAGCCAATCTGGAAATGTTGGCCGTAGCCGAGAGCTGGGACAACGGTAAGCCGATCCGTGAAACGCTGAATGCGGATCTGCCATTGGCGGTTGACCACTTCCGTTACTTCGCGGGCTGCCTGCGCGCGCAGGAAGGTAGTACGGCAGAGATCGATGAAAACACCGTCGCCTACCACTTCCACGAGCCGTTGGGCGTGGTGGGGCAGATTATCCCGTGGAACTTCCCGTTATTGATGGCGGCCTGGAAATTGGCTCCGGCGCTGGCTGCGGGTAACTGTGTGGTTCTGAAACCCGCCGAGCAGACGCCGCTGGGTATCACTCTGCTGCTGGAATTAATCGGCGATCTGTTCCCGGCGGGGGTGCTTAACGTGGTACAGGGTTTTGGCCGTGAAGCGGGTGAAGCGCTGGCGACCAGTAAACGTATTGCCAAAATCGCCTTTACCGGTTCGACCCCGGTGGGACGTCATATTATGGCGTGCGCGGCGGAGAATATTATTCCCTGTACCGTCGAACTGGGCGGTAAATCTCCCAACATCTATTTTGCTGATGTGATGGACGGTGAGCCAGAGTTTATTGAAAAAGCGGTGGAAGGTCTGGTGTTGGGCTTCTTCAATCAGGGCGAAGTTTGTACCTGCCCGTCACGCGCGCTGATCCATGAATCGATCTATGCCCCGTTTATGGAGCGGGTGATGGCTAAGATTGCCACTATTCGCCGTGGAGATCCGCTGGATACCGAAACTATGATCGGTGCCCAGGCTTCGCGTCAGCAGTTTGATAAAATCCTCTCTTATATCGACATTGCGCGGCAGGAGGGAGGTCAAATCCTGACCGGCGGTGAGCGCGCCAGCATTGCGCCAGCGTTCGATAATGGCTTCTATATTCAGCCGACGCTGATTAAAGGCGATAACCAGATGCGCTGTTTCCAGGAAGAGATTTTTGGGCCAGTTATCGGTGTCACCACCTTTAAAGATGAGGCCGAAGCGCTGGAGATTGCCAACCAGACACAATTTGGCCTTGGGGCCGGTGTCTGGACACGAAACACGAATCTGGCTTATCGCATGGGGCGTAGTATTAAAGCCGGTCGCGTCTGGACCAACTGCTACCACATCTACCCGGCACACGCTGCTTTTGGCGGCTATAAACAATCCGGAGTAGGGCGCGAAACGCATAAAATGGCGCTTAACGCCTACCAACAAACGAAAAACCTGCTGGTTAGCTACGACATCGCACCACTGGGGCTCTTTTAA
- the adhP gene encoding alcohol dehydrogenase AdhP codes for MNMKIKTTMKAAVVKSFGEPLVIEEVPVPSVGPGQVLVKIAATGVCHTDLHAAEGDWPIKPNPPFIPGHEGVGQVVALGEGVKHLKLGDRVGVPWLYSACGHCEYCLDSWETLCLSQQNAGYSVNGSFAEYCLADANYVGILPDNIEYHEIAPILCAGVTVYKGLKMTDTKPGDWVVISGIGGLGHMAVQYAVAMGLNVAAVDIDDEKLEFAKRLGASVVANAKNVDPAKFFHESFGGAHGVLVTAVSPKAFEQALGTMRRGGTMVLNGLPPGKFDLSIFDMVLDGITVRGSIVGTRKDLQEALDFAGRHKVKANVAVEPLVNINDIFARMHAGKIEGRIVVDMSL; via the coding sequence ATGAACATGAAGATCAAAACCACGATGAAAGCGGCAGTTGTGAAATCGTTCGGTGAGCCTTTGGTGATTGAAGAAGTACCGGTGCCTTCGGTCGGGCCGGGTCAGGTTTTGGTAAAAATTGCCGCCACCGGGGTTTGCCATACCGATTTGCACGCTGCTGAAGGTGACTGGCCGATCAAACCTAATCCCCCCTTTATTCCCGGCCATGAAGGTGTTGGTCAGGTTGTGGCGCTGGGCGAAGGTGTGAAACATCTCAAACTTGGCGATCGCGTGGGTGTGCCCTGGCTCTACTCGGCCTGTGGTCATTGCGAATATTGTCTCGATAGCTGGGAAACGCTGTGTCTGTCGCAGCAGAATGCCGGTTATTCAGTCAATGGTAGCTTTGCAGAGTATTGCCTGGCGGATGCTAACTACGTCGGTATCCTGCCGGATAATATTGAGTATCATGAGATCGCACCGATTTTGTGTGCCGGTGTCACGGTGTACAAAGGGCTGAAGATGACCGATACCAAGCCAGGTGACTGGGTGGTGATTTCCGGTATCGGTGGTTTGGGACATATGGCTGTTCAGTACGCGGTAGCGATGGGGCTTAACGTGGCTGCTGTTGATATTGATGACGAGAAGCTGGAGTTTGCTAAACGTCTGGGTGCCAGCGTGGTGGCTAACGCGAAAAATGTCGATCCGGCGAAATTCTTCCACGAAAGCTTCGGCGGCGCGCACGGTGTGCTGGTGACAGCGGTTTCACCGAAAGCCTTTGAGCAAGCGTTGGGAACCATGCGTCGTGGCGGTACGATGGTGCTGAATGGCCTGCCGCCGGGCAAATTTGACCTGTCGATTTTTGACATGGTGTTGGACGGTATTACGGTGCGCGGTTCAATTGTCGGCACCCGTAAGGATTTGCAGGAGGCGCTCGACTTCGCTGGTCGTCACAAAGTGAAAGCCAATGTAGCGGTGGAGCCGTTGGTCAACATCAACGATATCTTTGCCCGCATGCATGCCGGTAAAATTGAAGGCCGTATTGTTGTTGATATGTCGCTGTAA
- a CDS encoding MFS transporter encodes MKDNKMTPVELRATWGLGTVFSLRMLGMFMVLPVLTTYGMALQGASETLIGLAIGIYGLAQAIFQIPFGLLSDRIGRKPLIVGGLLLFVLGSVIAATTTSIWGVILGRALQGSGAIAAAVMALLSDLTREQNRTKAMAFIGISFGVTFAIAMVLGPIVTHALGLHALFWMIAILASCGIVITLLVVPNAPNHVLNRESGMVKGSIRAVLTNSRLVKLNIGILCLHILLMSSFVALPGQFEQAGFPASEHWKVYLVTMLVSFVSVIPFIIYAEVKRRMKRVFVSCVGLIVVAEIVLWGAGSHFWTLVIGVQLFFLAFNLMEAILPSLISKESPPGYKGTAMGIYSTSQFLGVAIGGSMGGWVFGHFDAQTVFLVGAVVAAIWLFISMSMQEPPYVSSLRIVLSDAVLAVPNLEKRLKAQPGVASVFIVPEEKSAYIKIDSKVTSRVELEALLASS; translated from the coding sequence ATGAAAGATAATAAAATGACTCCGGTAGAGCTGCGTGCTACATGGGGTTTGGGTACGGTTTTTTCCCTGCGTATGCTGGGAATGTTTATGGTGCTGCCGGTGCTCACCACCTATGGCATGGCGCTACAGGGTGCCAGTGAAACATTAATTGGCCTGGCGATAGGTATCTATGGCCTGGCACAGGCGATCTTCCAGATTCCCTTTGGTTTACTCTCGGACCGTATCGGTCGTAAACCGCTGATTGTCGGTGGCCTGCTGCTGTTTGTTTTAGGTAGCGTAATTGCGGCTACCACCACCTCTATCTGGGGTGTCATTCTTGGTCGTGCCTTACAAGGCTCCGGCGCTATCGCCGCCGCAGTGATGGCCTTATTGTCCGATTTAACCCGTGAGCAGAACCGTACCAAAGCAATGGCTTTTATCGGCATCAGCTTCGGGGTCACTTTCGCTATTGCGATGGTTCTCGGTCCAATTGTCACCCATGCACTCGGCCTGCATGCATTGTTCTGGATGATTGCGATTCTGGCAAGCTGTGGCATTGTGATTACGCTGCTGGTGGTGCCCAATGCCCCAAACCATGTGCTGAACCGTGAGTCCGGCATGGTGAAAGGCAGCATCCGCGCGGTACTGACCAATTCACGCCTGGTGAAACTGAATATTGGTATCCTGTGTCTGCACATCCTGCTGATGTCGAGCTTCGTGGCGCTCCCCGGCCAGTTTGAACAAGCTGGATTCCCGGCCTCCGAGCACTGGAAAGTGTATCTGGTGACCATGCTGGTTTCCTTTGTCAGCGTCATCCCGTTCATTATTTATGCCGAAGTCAAACGCCGCATGAAACGGGTGTTTGTCAGTTGTGTCGGATTGATTGTGGTGGCGGAAATCGTACTGTGGGGAGCAGGCAGCCACTTCTGGACGCTGGTGATTGGCGTGCAGCTGTTCTTCCTGGCCTTCAACCTGATGGAAGCGATTCTGCCGTCCTTAATCAGTAAAGAATCTCCGCCGGGTTATAAAGGCACGGCGATGGGCATCTACTCCACCAGCCAATTCCTCGGCGTCGCCATTGGCGGCAGCATGGGCGGTTGGGTATTTGGTCATTTTGATGCACAAACGGTATTTCTGGTGGGTGCGGTGGTCGCGGCGATTTGGCTGTTTATCAGCATGTCGATGCAGGAACCACCTTATGTCAGCAGCCTGCGTATTGTCCTGAGCGATGCGGTGCTGGCAGTTCCCAATCTGGAGAAACGTCTGAAAGCCCAGCCCGGTGTTGCGTCGGTGTTTATCGTGCCGGAAGAGAAAAGCGCCTACATCAAGATAGACAGTAAAGTGACGAGCCGCGTTGAACTGGAAGCGCTGCTCGCCAGCAGTTAA
- the cyoE gene encoding heme o synthase: MIKQYLQVTKPGIIFGNLISVIGGFLLASKGSIDYTLFVISLVGVSLVVASGCVFNNVIDRDIDIKMERTRNRVLVKGLISAKVSLVYATALGIAGFALLYFGANPLAMWLAVLGFVVYVGIYSLYMKRNSVYGTLIGSLSGAMPPVIGYCAVTNEFDAGALILLAIFSLWQMPHSYAIAIFRFKDYQAANIPVLPVVKGISVAKNHITLYILAFMIATLMLSLGGYAGYKYLVVAAAVSVWWLGMALSGYKTSNDKVWARKLFVFSIVAVTALSVMMSVDFMTPASKDLLTYVW; the protein is encoded by the coding sequence ATGATTAAGCAATACCTGCAAGTAACAAAACCAGGAATTATTTTCGGCAATTTAATTTCTGTGATCGGTGGATTCCTGCTGGCTTCGAAAGGCAGCATTGATTACACCTTGTTCGTCATCTCACTGGTGGGTGTATCGCTGGTTGTCGCATCAGGTTGTGTTTTCAACAACGTGATTGACCGCGATATCGATATCAAGATGGAGAGAACGCGGAATCGAGTGCTGGTTAAAGGCCTTATCTCGGCGAAAGTGAGCCTGGTTTATGCAACCGCATTAGGTATTGCTGGCTTTGCGTTGCTTTATTTCGGTGCTAACCCGCTGGCCATGTGGCTGGCGGTGCTGGGCTTCGTAGTCTACGTCGGCATTTACAGCCTCTATATGAAGCGTAATTCGGTCTACGGTACGCTGATTGGTAGCCTCTCTGGCGCAATGCCGCCAGTGATTGGTTACTGCGCGGTGACTAACGAGTTTGATGCTGGCGCGCTGATTTTGCTGGCGATCTTTAGCCTGTGGCAGATGCCGCACTCCTATGCGATTGCCATCTTCCGCTTTAAAGATTACCAGGCAGCGAACATCCCGGTTCTGCCGGTGGTGAAAGGTATATCCGTGGCGAAAAACCATATTACGCTGTATATCCTGGCGTTTATGATTGCCACGCTGATGCTGTCGCTGGGCGGCTACGCTGGCTACAAATATCTGGTCGTTGCTGCGGCAGTGAGTGTCTGGTGGCTCGGGATGGCGCTTTCAGGTTACAAAACCTCAAACGATAAAGTTTGGGCACGTAAACTGTTTGTCTTCTCCATTGTTGCTGTCACTGCTTTGAGCGTAATGATGTCGGTGGATTTTATGACCCCAGCGTCAAAAGATCTGCTGACTTACGTCTGGTAA
- a CDS encoding cytochrome o ubiquinol oxidase subunit IV has product MSHSATEHGASHGSVKSYMIGFILSIILTAIPFWMVMDGGASKGTILAVVLVCAVVQVLVHLVYFLHLDSKSEGGWNMVAIVFAAVIILIVVVGSLWIMWNLNYNMMVH; this is encoded by the coding sequence ATGAGTCATTCAGCAACCGAACATGGTGCATCACACGGTAGCGTGAAGTCCTACATGATCGGCTTCATCCTGTCGATCATCCTGACGGCGATCCCGTTCTGGATGGTGATGGATGGCGGCGCCTCTAAAGGCACCATTCTGGCTGTCGTTCTGGTGTGTGCGGTGGTTCAGGTGCTGGTGCACCTGGTCTACTTCCTTCACCTTGATAGCAAATCTGAGGGTGGCTGGAACATGGTGGCCATTGTCTTTGCGGCCGTCATTATTTTGATTGTCGTAGTAGGCTCACTGTGGATTATGTGGAACCTCAACTACAACATGATGGTCCACTAA
- a CDS encoding cytochrome o ubiquinol oxidase subunit III — MSTQTVTTHHHDAHAEHGHHDAGANKIFGFWIYLMSDCIIFATLFATYAVMVNNTAGGPAGKDIFELPFVLVETALLLLSSITYGMAVIAMNNQNKGAVISWLALTFLFGAGFIGMEIYEFHHLIMEGFGPNRSGFLSGFFTLVGTHGLHVTSGLIWMAVLMFQISKRGLSATNRTRIMCLSLFWHFLDVVWICVFTIVYLMGAM; from the coding sequence ATGTCAACTCAAACTGTGACGACACACCACCACGACGCCCATGCGGAGCATGGGCATCACGATGCAGGAGCCAATAAGATCTTTGGCTTCTGGATCTACCTGATGAGTGACTGCATTATCTTCGCAACGCTGTTTGCGACCTATGCAGTTATGGTCAACAACACTGCCGGTGGCCCGGCAGGTAAAGACATCTTCGAACTGCCGTTTGTACTGGTAGAAACCGCGCTGCTGCTGCTCAGCTCCATTACCTATGGTATGGCAGTGATCGCGATGAACAACCAGAACAAGGGCGCGGTCATCAGCTGGTTAGCGTTGACCTTCCTGTTCGGTGCCGGATTTATCGGGATGGAAATCTATGAATTCCATCACCTGATCATGGAAGGCTTCGGTCCAAACCGTAGCGGCTTCCTGTCCGGATTCTTTACGCTGGTTGGGACGCACGGTCTGCATGTGACCTCTGGTTTGATCTGGATGGCAGTGCTGATGTTCCAGATCTCCAAGCGTGGTCTGAGTGCCACTAACCGCACCCGTATCATGTGCCTGAGCCTGTTCTGGCACTTCCTGGATGTGGTGTGGATCTGCGTATTTACCATTGTTTACCTGATGGGGGCCATGTAA